In Treponema primitia ZAS-2, a genomic segment contains:
- a CDS encoding LexA family transcriptional regulator produces the protein METEEERYNFLQKRSGLSKLEFARSLGVSKERGYSLSKGIYHASREILDKLSSIYNVNLNWFLLGEGSPFETEKVAIRLLRQEAAAGRGREIEDYAEEETLKLPRSLVSPYRPENLQAVYVAGDSMIGEHIYNGDAVIFHPGQTEGNGIYVLSLDTALLVKRVSFDELPRSVSLISANQAYPPRQIVGEELENLRIEGRVVTCIHKV, from the coding sequence ATGGAAACCGAGGAAGAACGCTATAATTTTCTTCAAAAACGCTCCGGTTTATCAAAATTGGAGTTTGCCCGGAGCCTGGGGGTATCAAAAGAGCGGGGGTATTCCCTCTCAAAAGGCATTTACCACGCTTCCCGTGAAATTCTGGACAAATTGTCCTCGATATATAACGTCAACCTAAACTGGTTCCTTCTGGGGGAAGGCTCCCCCTTTGAGACCGAAAAAGTCGCTATACGGCTGCTTCGCCAGGAAGCCGCCGCCGGACGGGGCCGGGAGATAGAAGACTATGCCGAGGAGGAGACCCTCAAGCTCCCCCGATCCCTTGTCAGCCCCTACCGCCCGGAAAACTTGCAGGCCGTCTATGTCGCCGGGGATTCCATGATAGGCGAACACATCTACAATGGCGATGCGGTTATTTTTCACCCCGGCCAGACCGAAGGCAACGGCATCTATGTCCTGTCCCTGGACACCGCCCTACTGGTCAAACGGGTGTCCTTTGACGAGCTGCCCCGGTCAGTCTCCCTCATCAGCGCCAACCAAGCCTATCCCCCCCGACAAATAGTAGGGGAAGAACTGGAAAATCTGCGGATTGAAGGACGTGTGGTTACTTGCATTCATAAGGTTTGA